A single window of Syntrophus aciditrophicus SB DNA harbors:
- a CDS encoding HD-GYP domain-containing protein, whose product MNSGGYMAIPPGAILPESLPEFKIFMRNREGKYVLWAADGNRVTVAQLAKLSESGVQDVFVDIEESFKYEQYLEANLGKILDNQGITVDRKAAIFSRVSTNVVKAAFETSLKSGAMGMETLQRTQKMIENAMKFITDSNSLPALAKMIGHDYETYEHAMKVTWWTVAFISENPEILTYCQKDEISDAEQISETLRSCGVCALLHDIGKAYVPQEVINKNGPLTEIEWEIMKRHPLSGLAMLLDSELPAFVKKAIVQHHEDFDGGGYPMNLEGTNITVLARVLRIMDVFDAMTSRRPYKDPLSPMKVIQIMIGTPSHPEDNAEPAQDPRDRGMGRCFDHELLGKFIIFIGNVKLD is encoded by the coding sequence ATGAACAGCGGCGGATACATGGCCATCCCTCCTGGAGCAATCCTGCCGGAATCTCTACCGGAATTCAAAATATTCATGCGGAACAGGGAGGGAAAATATGTCCTCTGGGCAGCGGACGGCAACAGGGTTACCGTTGCGCAACTCGCAAAACTCTCGGAAAGCGGCGTTCAAGACGTATTTGTCGATATCGAAGAGTCGTTTAAGTACGAACAGTATCTTGAGGCCAACCTGGGGAAAATCCTCGACAATCAAGGGATAACGGTCGACCGGAAAGCAGCGATATTCAGCAGGGTGTCCACAAATGTCGTGAAAGCCGCCTTTGAAACTTCCCTCAAGTCCGGCGCCATGGGTATGGAGACGCTGCAGCGGACACAGAAAATGATCGAGAATGCCATGAAATTCATAACGGATTCCAACTCCCTTCCCGCCCTGGCCAAGATGATAGGCCATGATTACGAAACCTATGAACATGCAATGAAAGTCACCTGGTGGACCGTGGCATTTATCAGCGAAAATCCGGAGATCCTGACATATTGTCAAAAAGATGAGATATCTGATGCAGAGCAGATATCGGAAACGCTGAGGTCATGCGGTGTCTGCGCCCTGTTGCACGATATCGGAAAGGCTTATGTCCCTCAAGAGGTCATCAATAAAAACGGCCCTCTTACTGAGATCGAATGGGAGATCATGAAGCGTCACCCTCTCAGCGGCCTGGCGATGCTTCTGGATTCGGAACTGCCCGCGTTCGTCAAGAAGGCCATTGTGCAGCATCATGAGGATTTTGACGGCGGCGGCTATCCCATGAATCTGGAGGGAACGAACATAACCGTCCTTGCCCGCGTGCTGAGGATTATGGATGTCTTCGATGCCATGACCTCCCGCAGGCCGTATAAAGATCCTCTGTCTCCCATGAAGGTGATTCAGATCATGATCGGAACGCCGTCGCATCCGGAGGATAATGCCGAACCGGCACAGGATCCTCGGGATCGGGGGATGGGCCGGTGCTTTGACCATGAACTGCTTGGAAAATTCATAATATTTATCGGGAATGTAAAACTGGATTAG
- a CDS encoding metallophosphoesterase family protein, with product MGRIFAVGDIHGCLDQLKEMISLLDIDRNQDTLVFIGDYIDRGPDSKGVLDFILELKKEMKTVVCLRGNHEEMFLDFYLEQKNGPLFLLNGGRNTLSSYGMKKTDQGYAARLPDAHLHFLKTLPLYFEAGNFLFVHAGLRPGIPLKQQDPHDLLWIRDEFFLSHADFPRVVVFGHTPFPRPFLMENKIGIDTGAVYGGQLTCVRLPDGRFYQV from the coding sequence ATGGGACGGATCTTTGCTGTCGGGGATATCCATGGCTGTCTGGACCAGCTGAAAGAGATGATCTCCCTGCTGGACATCGACAGGAATCAGGACACCCTGGTCTTTATCGGCGATTATATCGATCGGGGGCCTGATTCGAAAGGCGTCCTGGATTTCATCCTCGAGCTGAAAAAAGAGATGAAAACCGTGGTCTGCCTCCGGGGCAATCACGAGGAGATGTTTCTCGACTTCTATCTGGAACAGAAAAACGGACCTCTGTTTCTGCTGAACGGCGGCCGGAACACACTCTCATCCTACGGGATGAAGAAAACAGATCAAGGATATGCAGCCAGACTGCCGGATGCGCATCTTCATTTTTTAAAGACGCTTCCCCTTTATTTTGAAGCCGGAAATTTTCTTTTTGTCCATGCCGGGCTGCGGCCCGGCATTCCTCTGAAACAGCAGGATCCTCACGATCTGCTGTGGATCCGGGATGAATTTTTCCTTTCCCATGCCGATTTTCCCAGGGTCGTGGTGTTCGGCCATACGCCTTTTCCTCGGCCTTTTCTGATGGAGAATAAAATCGGCATCGACACGGGGGCGGTCTACGGGGGACAACTGACCTGTGTTCGACTTCCGGACGGGCGGTTCTATCAGGTATAG
- a CDS encoding DegQ family serine endoprotease, translating into MTLKRRKKVFSVILMFIMMAGVMMPAFPCPAWAPLSGSGEAHARDVLPDSAAPVSFADLAEKLGPAVVNISTTKVIKTGARRLPGGETPFDRFFGSDEFFRRFFDDLPERELKQRSLGSGFIISSDGYIFTNNHVVEKADKIRVKLSSGKEYDAEVKGRDSNTDIALIKIKADRVLPVVTLGNSDKLRVGEWVFAIGNPFGLDHTVTAGIISAKGRVIGAGPYDNFLQTDASINPGNSGGPLFNMAGEVVGINTAIVAQGQGIGFAIPINMAREILEDLKTSGRVTRGWLGITVQDITEEISANLKLKNSQGALVSQVLEGEPGDKAGMKAGDIIIGIDGKPVTSTKDLLKIVAALKVGKKVQVRTLRDGREMTLSAVIGERKDAREIAAKEPVHQQLGMTVQEVTPEIARNLGRKVQGGVIITRIRPGSAADDAGLKIQDIILQINRARIRTLKDYQNALSRGPENNTWLLLVQRGDSSFFVTLEKENGNPKPEQEEEQEPG; encoded by the coding sequence ATGACATTGAAACGTCGAAAGAAAGTGTTTTCAGTAATTTTGATGTTCATTATGATGGCCGGGGTTATGATGCCCGCCTTCCCATGTCCGGCGTGGGCGCCGCTATCCGGTTCGGGAGAAGCCCATGCGCGTGACGTGCTTCCGGACTCCGCCGCGCCGGTTTCTTTTGCCGATCTGGCAGAGAAGCTCGGTCCGGCTGTTGTGAACATCAGCACGACCAAAGTCATTAAAACCGGAGCGCGAAGACTCCCAGGCGGGGAAACGCCTTTCGACCGGTTTTTCGGCAGCGATGAATTCTTCCGCCGCTTTTTCGACGATCTTCCCGAACGGGAACTCAAACAGCGGAGTCTCGGCTCGGGATTCATCATTTCCAGCGACGGCTACATCTTCACGAATAATCATGTGGTGGAAAAAGCCGACAAGATCCGGGTAAAACTGTCCAGCGGCAAAGAATATGACGCCGAAGTCAAAGGGCGGGATTCCAACACCGATATCGCCCTGATCAAAATCAAGGCGGACCGGGTTCTGCCCGTCGTCACCCTCGGCAATTCCGACAAGTTGAGAGTCGGCGAATGGGTTTTCGCCATCGGCAATCCCTTCGGCCTGGATCATACGGTTACGGCCGGGATAATCAGCGCGAAAGGACGGGTGATCGGAGCGGGACCCTATGACAATTTTCTGCAGACCGACGCCTCCATCAACCCGGGAAACAGTGGCGGCCCTCTCTTCAACATGGCTGGGGAGGTCGTGGGAATCAACACGGCCATCGTGGCCCAGGGGCAGGGAATCGGCTTTGCGATTCCGATCAACATGGCCAGGGAAATTCTTGAGGATCTGAAAACCAGCGGGCGGGTGACCCGCGGCTGGCTGGGCATCACCGTGCAGGATATCACCGAGGAGATTTCCGCGAACCTGAAGCTGAAGAATTCGCAGGGCGCGCTGGTGAGTCAGGTTCTGGAAGGCGAGCCGGGTGATAAGGCGGGTATGAAGGCAGGCGATATCATTATCGGGATTGACGGCAAACCCGTCACCAGCACGAAGGATCTGCTGAAAATCGTGGCTGCGCTGAAGGTGGGGAAAAAGGTGCAGGTCAGGACCTTGAGAGACGGACGGGAAATGACGCTGTCGGCCGTCATCGGGGAGCGTAAGGATGCCAGGGAGATCGCAGCAAAGGAACCGGTTCATCAACAGCTCGGCATGACCGTTCAGGAGGTGACCCCGGAAATCGCAAGGAATCTGGGACGCAAGGTTCAAGGCGGCGTGATTATTACAAGAATACGTCCCGGTTCGGCTGCCGATGATGCCGGTCTCAAGATCCAGGATATCATCCTTCAGATCAATCGAGCCCGTATCCGCACTTTGAAGGATTACCAGAACGCCCTCTCCAGAGGGCCGGAAAACAACACATGGCTGCTGCTCGTTCAACGCGGCGACTCGTCCTTTTTCGTGACTCTGGAAAAGGAAAACGGAAATCCCAAGCCGGAACAGGAAGAGGAACAGGAGCCGGGATAG
- a CDS encoding hemerythrin domain-containing protein, translating to MELKVPQTLRLEHVELREELYALTKEDNDLGIAARDLMELFYMHAIKEEERVLPALEALPFLAEGKITDSMRFLKDIADDLKGGLYGELFEDHKAIVASLKNIAQSALDQGRKEVVKFVERFILHAQMEEEIFYPAARMTADYFQLLMKCRTDSD from the coding sequence ATGGAACTGAAGGTTCCCCAGACACTCAGGCTGGAACATGTGGAACTGCGTGAGGAGCTTTACGCCCTTACAAAGGAAGACAATGATCTCGGCATTGCGGCCCGTGACTTGATGGAGCTTTTTTATATGCATGCCATCAAGGAGGAAGAGAGGGTCCTGCCTGCCCTGGAAGCCCTGCCCTTCCTCGCTGAGGGAAAAATTACCGATTCGATGAGATTCCTGAAGGACATTGCCGATGACCTGAAGGGAGGGCTCTATGGTGAACTCTTTGAGGATCACAAGGCCATCGTGGCGTCACTGAAGAATATTGCGCAATCGGCTCTTGACCAGGGCCGGAAGGAAGTGGTCAAATTTGTCGAGCGTTTTATTCTGCATGCCCAGATGGAAGAAGAAATCTTTTATCCGGCGGCCCGGATGACTGCAGATTATTTTCAACTCCTGATGAAGTGCCGGACAGATTCTGATTAA
- a CDS encoding zinc-dependent alcohol dehydrogenase family protein: MKAMILKGLSKYRESWTPLEPVELPIPEPGPGEIRIRVSACGICHTELDEIEGRTPPPRFPVIPGHQVVGRVEKKGAGASEYQIGDRVGVGWIYSSCGQCRECRKGLENLCTDFRATGRDVHGGYAQYMVVPAAFAHPVPERFTDTEAAPLLCAGAIGYRSLRLTGLEDGQNLGLTGFGASAHLVLKMVRRRYPHTDVYVFARSEKERDFARQLGAVWAGSTTDPSPRKLHAVIDTTPAWKPIVEALKNLEKGGRLVINAIRKEEGDKSELLNLDYPDHLWLEKEIKSVANVARQDIREFLELAAEIPLHPETQEYELREANRALAELKEGKVRGGKVLIMK, translated from the coding sequence ATGAAAGCCATGATCCTGAAAGGCCTTTCTAAATACAGGGAATCCTGGACCCCTCTGGAGCCGGTCGAACTCCCGATCCCCGAACCCGGCCCGGGAGAAATCCGCATCCGTGTTTCCGCATGCGGAATCTGCCATACGGAACTGGATGAAATCGAGGGTCGGACGCCTCCCCCACGGTTCCCCGTCATCCCTGGACATCAGGTTGTCGGCAGGGTTGAAAAAAAGGGCGCCGGTGCATCGGAATACCAGATCGGCGACCGTGTCGGCGTCGGCTGGATTTATTCTTCCTGCGGACAATGCCGGGAATGCCGGAAGGGGCTGGAAAATCTCTGTACAGACTTCCGGGCGACCGGCCGGGATGTCCACGGTGGCTACGCTCAGTACATGGTCGTTCCCGCAGCGTTCGCCCACCCTGTTCCCGAACGCTTCACGGATACCGAGGCCGCGCCGCTTCTCTGCGCAGGCGCCATCGGCTACCGGTCATTACGGCTGACGGGACTGGAAGACGGCCAGAATCTGGGGTTGACGGGGTTCGGGGCCTCGGCACATCTTGTCCTGAAAATGGTCCGGCGCCGCTATCCCCATACCGACGTCTATGTATTCGCTCGAAGTGAAAAAGAAAGGGATTTTGCCCGTCAACTGGGCGCCGTCTGGGCAGGAAGCACGACAGATCCGTCGCCCCGGAAGCTCCATGCCGTCATTGACACGACGCCTGCCTGGAAACCCATCGTCGAAGCCCTGAAGAACCTCGAAAAGGGCGGACGGCTGGTCATCAATGCCATCCGCAAAGAGGAAGGAGACAAAAGCGAACTGCTGAATCTGGATTATCCCGATCATCTCTGGCTGGAAAAGGAAATCAAGAGCGTGGCCAATGTCGCCCGTCAGGATATCCGGGAATTTCTGGAACTGGCCGCAGAGATCCCCCTTCATCCGGAAACTCAGGAATATGAATTGCGAGAGGCGAATCGGGCGCTGGCCGAATTGAAGGAAGGAAAAGTCAGGGGCGGCAAAGTTCTGATTATGAAATAA
- a CDS encoding hydroxyacylglutathione hydrolase family protein, with protein MNDLAVEQFRYSFDNLGYLIFGDRTAMAVDGGAVEDILSFLEKRRLELRWVVNTHSHYDHTSGNEALLKYSRARFIDCAALAVLGRLELEGKIIQVYATPGHTRDSICFHTDTILLTGDTLFNGTVGNCFSGDIHSFYSSIRKILTLPPETVIYAGHDYVRDSLAMARHLEPDNPAIDDFLSVYDPNHVYSTLADELRINPYLRFNEGRIVRLLREMELPCGTEEERWKSLMSLE; from the coding sequence ATGAATGACCTTGCCGTCGAGCAGTTCCGCTATTCCTTTGACAATCTGGGCTACCTCATTTTTGGAGACCGGACCGCCATGGCAGTCGACGGGGGCGCCGTGGAGGACATCCTGAGCTTCCTGGAAAAGCGCCGCCTCGAACTGCGATGGGTGGTAAATACCCATTCCCATTATGACCACACATCGGGAAACGAAGCCCTGCTGAAATATTCCCGGGCGCGGTTTATAGACTGCGCGGCCCTCGCCGTCCTTGGCCGGCTGGAACTGGAGGGAAAAATTATCCAGGTGTACGCCACTCCCGGCCATACCCGCGACTCCATCTGCTTTCACACTGACACAATCCTGCTCACCGGAGACACCCTGTTCAACGGAACGGTCGGCAACTGTTTTTCCGGCGATATCCACAGCTTTTATTCCTCCATCAGGAAAATCCTGACGTTGCCTCCGGAGACGGTCATCTACGCCGGACATGATTACGTCCGGGATTCCCTCGCCATGGCCCGCCACCTCGAACCGGACAACCCCGCCATCGATGACTTCCTTTCCGTTTACGATCCGAACCACGTCTATTCCACGCTGGCGGATGAACTGCGGATCAACCCCTACCTGCGTTTCAATGAGGGGCGCATCGTTCGCCTTCTCCGGGAAATGGAGCTGCCCTGCGGCACGGAGGAGGAGCGCTGGAAGTCACTCATGAGTCTGGAATAA
- a CDS encoding Hsp20/alpha crystallin family protein, whose translation MLNRIVWERNEFVTLRTQMEELFDSFFGDLISRYFIPAVGSFADGRVFETDREFVLAIELPGLNAEDIEVTVQGNCLTLKIRQTENHMAGSDRTAGRETITRTSIRNVRLPDDLQTDGIEASYADGLLKIRLPKKERTTQRIRIRTESGSASHE comes from the coding sequence ATGCTTAACCGGATTGTATGGGAACGAAACGAATTCGTGACCTTGAGAACACAGATGGAGGAGCTGTTCGATTCTTTTTTCGGCGACTTGATCAGCCGTTATTTTATCCCCGCCGTGGGGTCCTTTGCTGACGGACGGGTTTTTGAAACCGACAGGGAATTCGTCCTGGCAATCGAACTCCCCGGTTTGAACGCCGAAGACATCGAGGTGACGGTTCAGGGCAACTGCCTGACCTTGAAGATCCGGCAGACGGAAAATCACATGGCGGGTTCGGACAGAACCGCGGGCAGAGAAACCATCACCCGGACCAGCATTCGCAACGTTCGACTGCCCGATGATCTTCAGACCGACGGGATCGAAGCCTCCTATGCCGACGGCCTGCTGAAGATCAGGCTCCCCAAAAAAGAACGAACGACTCAACGGATCAGGATTCGAACCGAAAGCGGAAGCGCTTCCCATGAATGA
- a CDS encoding Lon protease family protein → MSDLQSLLAIPPEKLRWKLDPQTLPFETTTELDPLKEIIGQNRALEAFRFGLGVRKQGYHMFVTGSAGTGRMTTVLKILEEMASKELIPDDLCYVYNFKNSEAPRLLRFKAGMGRQFRDDIHSFVENLKKDVPMLFESEDYLTMKKEILEKYEEKGKQFFKDLDARVKEEGFAIVQVQIGQITRPVVMPIVNDQPTPMEKLETIVERGEYPREKFEVIKTKHHQLTEQVDRIFLEIRDMQREVQKQLEDMDRYVFLKSIINPADELKKKYDDPKVHTYLDEMTDDMADNLIAFRMGPQQPTMAGVPIPFSQGNPFQPYQVNLFVDNGDTQAQPIIVENYPNFKNLFGAIERVVDRTGIWTTDFSRLHAGSLLKANGGFLVINLLDAILEPGVWQGLKRALKSNCFEPQTFDPFYLFTSTGMTPEPIELDLKVVVISNSYLYYILNAYDEDLRKIFKVRADFANAMNTTEETIQQISRYVRLKSEEDKLRPFDRTAVAAVIEEAVRMTGRKEKLTTHLLSIQELLVEADFRAQQESVNTVSARHVEQAISSRIYRSNLLEEQIQEMIDRGTLLIDTEGSVVGQINGLSVYMLGDYAFGKPTRITATTSMGRAGVINVEREADLSGNTHNKGVLILSGYLRRKYAQKQPLSMTASIAFEQSYSGVDGDSASSTEIYAILSSLAGCPLRQDLAVTGSVNQKGEIQAIGGVNQKIEGFFDCCRVRGLTGTQGVLIPASNEQDLMLRADVIEAVARGEFHIYRVETVDQGIELLTGVAAGIPDAEGIYPEGTIHARVLEKLDELARGLKEFGEEEEEKKNNTPAKGKCC, encoded by the coding sequence ATGTCAGATCTTCAGTCTCTTTTAGCCATACCGCCGGAAAAACTTCGCTGGAAACTGGACCCCCAGACACTCCCCTTTGAAACCACTACCGAACTCGATCCCCTGAAGGAGATCATCGGACAGAACCGGGCCCTCGAAGCGTTCCGCTTCGGACTGGGCGTCCGGAAACAGGGTTACCACATGTTCGTCACCGGCTCCGCCGGCACGGGCCGGATGACCACGGTGCTTAAAATCCTGGAGGAAATGGCCAGCAAGGAGCTCATTCCCGACGACCTCTGCTACGTTTATAACTTCAAGAACTCGGAGGCGCCCAGGCTGCTCCGCTTCAAAGCCGGGATGGGGCGGCAGTTCCGGGATGATATCCATTCCTTTGTGGAAAACCTGAAAAAAGACGTCCCCATGCTGTTTGAGAGCGAGGATTATCTCACGATGAAGAAGGAAATCCTCGAAAAGTACGAAGAAAAGGGGAAACAGTTTTTCAAGGATCTGGATGCCCGCGTCAAGGAGGAAGGGTTCGCCATCGTCCAGGTCCAGATAGGCCAGATAACCCGTCCGGTGGTCATGCCCATCGTCAACGATCAGCCGACCCCCATGGAAAAGCTGGAAACCATCGTGGAGCGAGGCGAGTACCCCCGGGAAAAATTTGAGGTGATCAAGACAAAGCATCATCAGCTCACGGAACAGGTGGACCGTATTTTTCTTGAAATCCGGGACATGCAGAGGGAAGTGCAGAAGCAACTGGAAGACATGGATCGCTACGTCTTTCTGAAAAGCATCATCAATCCGGCGGATGAACTGAAGAAGAAATACGACGATCCCAAGGTGCATACCTATCTGGATGAAATGACGGATGATATGGCAGACAACCTGATCGCCTTCCGCATGGGGCCTCAGCAGCCGACTATGGCGGGCGTGCCCATCCCCTTCTCCCAGGGCAATCCTTTCCAGCCTTACCAGGTGAATCTGTTCGTGGACAACGGGGACACCCAGGCCCAGCCCATCATCGTGGAAAATTATCCCAACTTCAAAAATCTGTTCGGCGCCATTGAACGGGTCGTCGACCGTACAGGCATCTGGACGACGGATTTCAGCCGCCTTCATGCCGGCTCCCTGCTGAAAGCCAACGGGGGATTTCTTGTGATCAATCTCCTCGACGCCATCCTGGAACCGGGCGTGTGGCAGGGCCTGAAACGCGCGCTCAAGTCCAACTGCTTTGAGCCGCAGACATTTGATCCCTTCTATCTCTTCACGTCGACGGGGATGACGCCGGAGCCGATCGAACTGGATCTGAAGGTCGTGGTGATCAGCAACTCCTATCTTTATTATATTTTAAACGCTTACGATGAAGATTTGCGCAAGATCTTCAAGGTCCGGGCGGACTTCGCCAACGCCATGAACACCACGGAGGAAACGATCCAGCAGATTTCCCGATATGTCCGTCTGAAATCCGAAGAAGATAAATTACGACCCTTCGACCGGACAGCCGTAGCCGCCGTCATTGAAGAGGCGGTGCGCATGACCGGACGAAAGGAAAAACTCACCACCCACCTTCTCAGCATCCAGGAACTGCTGGTTGAAGCGGATTTCCGGGCGCAGCAGGAAAGCGTGAACACCGTTTCCGCCCGCCATGTCGAACAGGCCATTTCGTCCCGGATATACCGCTCCAATCTTCTTGAAGAACAGATCCAGGAAATGATCGATCGGGGGACCCTGCTCATCGACACGGAAGGATCTGTCGTCGGCCAGATCAACGGCCTGTCCGTTTACATGCTGGGCGACTACGCCTTCGGGAAGCCCACCCGGATCACCGCCACGACCTCCATGGGCCGGGCGGGGGTGATCAACGTCGAGCGGGAGGCGGATCTTTCAGGAAACACGCACAATAAGGGGGTGCTCATCCTGAGCGGCTATCTCAGGCGAAAATACGCGCAGAAACAGCCCCTGAGCATGACGGCCAGCATCGCCTTCGAACAGTCTTACTCCGGCGTGGACGGGGACAGCGCTTCCTCCACCGAAATCTACGCCATTCTGTCGAGCCTCGCCGGCTGTCCGCTCCGCCAGGATCTGGCCGTAACCGGCTCCGTCAATCAGAAAGGCGAGATTCAGGCCATCGGCGGAGTCAACCAAAAGATCGAGGGCTTCTTCGACTGCTGCCGGGTCAGGGGGCTGACCGGCACGCAGGGTGTTCTGATTCCCGCGAGCAATGAGCAGGATCTCATGCTGCGTGCGGACGTCATCGAAGCCGTCGCTCGAGGAGAATTTCACATCTACCGGGTCGAGACCGTCGATCAGGGAATCGAGCTGCTTACCGGAGTCGCGGCGGGAATACCTGATGCTGAGGGCATCTACCCGGAAGGGACGATCCATGCCCGGGTTCTCGAGAAACTGGATGAGCTGGCACGGGGCCTCAAGGAATTCGGTGAAGAAGAGGAAGAAAAGAAAAACAACACCCCGGCAAAGGGTAAATGCTGCTGA
- a CDS encoding DUF6485 family protein, whose translation MECKKEENLVSCLCTYYSCSRKGVCCDCIRYHLKSRQLPGCCFSRDAEATYDRSFEHFARLVQEGKV comes from the coding sequence ATGGAATGTAAAAAGGAAGAAAACCTGGTGTCCTGCCTGTGCACTTATTATTCCTGCTCCCGGAAGGGGGTATGCTGCGACTGCATCCGTTATCACCTGAAAAGCCGCCAGCTTCCCGGCTGCTGTTTTTCCAGAGACGCGGAAGCGACCTATGACCGCTCATTCGAGCATTTCGCGCGTCTCGTTCAGGAAGGAAAAGTCTGA
- a CDS encoding acyl carrier protein, which produces MVDKLKIREFIQTEIMKKGDLSGVKDSDSLIESGIIDSLGIQILLEYLEKSFSVSISDDELVPENFESIDAIAEFIGKKQAG; this is translated from the coding sequence ATGGTGGATAAACTGAAGATCCGGGAATTCATTCAAACGGAAATCATGAAGAAGGGGGATCTCTCCGGAGTGAAGGACTCGGATTCACTCATTGAATCCGGGATCATCGACTCCCTCGGCATACAGATTCTGCTGGAATACCTTGAAAAGTCATTTTCCGTATCCATCAGCGATGATGAGCTGGTTCCGGAAAACTTCGAGTCAATTGACGCCATCGCGGAGTTCATCGGCAAGAAGCAGGCGGGTTGA
- a CDS encoding 3-oxoacyl-ACP synthase III family protein encodes MTDKKSVSSSAVGIVAMACCFPEKILPISEICLQEGIDPDFILENELDIGQVRVFEGEWRSDPAVAAAKECLSRAGLKPTDIDVIVDFSVLPQDYVVPAWSMSNKIQYDIGAEHAFNIGFGGGGVTNLLAAFKFVSALIKADDGVRTALLIASDVSIPRNRVINPDQPMTILGDGASALIVSDSADVLEILETEISSDSSRHDVFNIPGGGLAHPDRIDLYRVKIDPLKYSVSSSFDALKQLSRKAADLAGISLDEVNHFIGPNISGKDQSRFAELFHLSDADPFGKNRRQYGHVQATDLVINLSDFLEKQAGRMREFGLVCSHGWGHSSGAMLIK; translated from the coding sequence ATGACTGACAAGAAGAGCGTCTCATCATCAGCCGTGGGCATCGTCGCGATGGCCTGCTGTTTTCCGGAAAAGATTCTGCCGATAAGCGAGATCTGCCTGCAGGAAGGGATCGACCCCGACTTCATCCTTGAAAATGAACTCGATATCGGACAGGTCCGTGTTTTTGAAGGGGAGTGGCGGTCGGATCCGGCGGTTGCCGCGGCGAAGGAGTGCCTGTCACGGGCCGGCCTGAAGCCGACGGATATCGATGTGATCGTTGACTTCTCCGTTCTGCCGCAGGATTACGTGGTCCCCGCCTGGAGCATGAGCAATAAAATTCAGTATGATATCGGGGCCGAGCACGCATTCAATATCGGATTCGGCGGCGGAGGCGTCACGAATCTGCTGGCAGCCTTCAAGTTCGTGTCGGCGCTGATCAAGGCCGATGACGGCGTCAGAACCGCGCTGCTGATTGCCAGTGATGTATCCATCCCCCGGAACAGGGTCATCAATCCCGATCAGCCCATGACGATCCTCGGCGATGGCGCGAGCGCCCTGATCGTGTCCGACAGCGCGGACGTTCTGGAAATCCTTGAAACCGAAATTTCTTCCGACAGCTCCAGGCACGATGTCTTCAACATCCCCGGCGGCGGTCTGGCACATCCGGACCGTATCGATCTGTATCGGGTGAAGATCGATCCCCTCAAATATTCGGTCTCTTCCTCTTTCGACGCCCTGAAGCAGCTGAGCCGCAAGGCCGCTGATCTGGCAGGAATATCTCTTGATGAAGTGAATCATTTCATCGGACCGAATATCTCCGGAAAAGATCAATCCCGGTTTGCAGAACTGTTTCATCTTTCCGACGCCGATCCGTTTGGAAAGAACAGGCGGCAGTATGGACACGTGCAGGCAACGGATCTTGTAATCAATCTCTCGGATTTTCTGGAGAAGCAGGCTGGGCGGATGAGGGAATTCGGGCTCGTGTGTTCCCATGGGTGGGGACATTCGAGTGGAGCAATGCTGATTAAATGA